The following are encoded in a window of Pseudomonas graminis genomic DNA:
- a CDS encoding glycoside hydrolase — MVSWLMMSGSSAETLENEFWRVNVDPQTLAVRVSPTGQPALQASNGVKAHRVSELKASQDSLAWQWDDGAWHLEVRLQQRDLLLTIKARDAGVLEFLNQPGEAMGKALIWPMAEGHYVPRGDSVWQQFLVAQGEINTTQDLSLPLWGMDHGAFTLTWLLTNPFNNRLSLYSQGVALGLSARHEFTALDVSAPMTLRLSLDAPDPLAGARRYRQWLIDNGEYQTLESKFEKTPEGRKLLGAAHVYLWGNDLLAPGDVKSWERLTQVLASNEPLAVQLRKRLDKQALVALSGSHGQLQHWQRVTLLRSLNNAFNSVARQAWQSDAQPDVSRLVSRYGELRGEVARLFAGALAEDPSTWGGALSLKGVKDLQASGWSRLWLGLGEGWEGGLWHPEAVGAAVQAGYLIAPYDSYETALATHENPDWVTAHLGSDAHRQCAIVLKDGTFKAGFQQSGHYTDPRCVRPLMETRITAVQAVAGFNSWFLDAYATGMLFDSYRPGATMTQMQNAAANVSASQWVAEARALPSGSEDGNAVTAAGILFAHGMQTPVIGWGDSDLSQHKSSRWYLGSWYPPEQPDVFFKPVPIKEPYRTVHFNPTTRLPLYQTVFHGSVITTHHWLFDSLKLVNVRQHNELAQLLYNVPPLYHLSSATLAERLPVMQRQDSFFRPLHERLGNQAMTAFSWLTHDRLVQQTTFADGTRLVANFDGTPREAVGRSFAEHSVTAFGPDGAISVYHVTGEGG, encoded by the coding sequence ATGGTTAGCTGGCTGATGATGTCCGGCAGTTCGGCTGAAACGCTGGAAAACGAGTTCTGGCGGGTGAACGTTGATCCGCAGACACTCGCGGTCCGCGTCTCGCCAACCGGGCAACCTGCCTTGCAGGCATCAAACGGGGTCAAGGCGCATCGCGTCAGTGAGCTCAAGGCTTCGCAGGACTCCCTCGCGTGGCAGTGGGACGACGGTGCCTGGCATCTAGAAGTCCGGCTGCAGCAACGCGACCTCTTGCTGACCATCAAGGCCCGGGATGCCGGTGTGCTGGAGTTCCTGAATCAGCCGGGCGAGGCCATGGGCAAGGCGCTGATCTGGCCGATGGCGGAGGGTCATTACGTCCCTCGGGGGGACAGTGTCTGGCAACAGTTTCTGGTGGCCCAGGGCGAGATCAACACCACACAGGACCTGAGCTTGCCGCTGTGGGGAATGGACCACGGCGCGTTCACCCTGACCTGGCTGTTGACCAACCCGTTCAACAATCGTCTGAGTCTGTATTCGCAGGGTGTCGCGCTGGGGTTGTCCGCCCGTCATGAGTTCACGGCGCTGGATGTCAGTGCGCCAATGACCCTTCGCCTGTCTCTGGACGCCCCCGATCCGCTGGCCGGTGCAAGGCGCTATCGGCAGTGGCTTATCGACAATGGCGAATATCAGACGCTCGAAAGCAAGTTCGAGAAAACCCCGGAGGGGCGCAAGCTGCTCGGCGCCGCCCACGTGTATCTGTGGGGCAACGACTTGCTCGCGCCTGGGGACGTTAAATCATGGGAGCGCCTGACTCAGGTACTTGCGTCCAATGAGCCACTGGCCGTGCAACTGCGCAAGCGGCTGGATAAACAGGCCTTGGTTGCGCTGAGTGGAAGCCATGGGCAGTTGCAACACTGGCAACGGGTCACCCTGCTGCGCAGTCTGAACAACGCCTTTAATTCAGTCGCACGGCAAGCCTGGCAAAGCGATGCCCAGCCCGACGTGTCGCGGTTGGTCTCGCGTTACGGCGAGCTTCGCGGAGAGGTTGCCCGCCTGTTTGCCGGCGCCCTCGCTGAGGACCCGTCAACCTGGGGCGGCGCGCTGTCCCTTAAGGGAGTCAAAGATCTGCAAGCATCCGGTTGGTCCCGCCTGTGGCTTGGGCTCGGCGAAGGTTGGGAGGGTGGGCTCTGGCATCCCGAGGCGGTCGGCGCCGCCGTACAGGCAGGCTATCTGATTGCGCCCTATGACTCCTACGAAACGGCTCTGGCGACCCATGAAAATCCGGACTGGGTGACCGCTCACCTGGGCAGCGACGCACATCGTCAATGCGCCATCGTGCTGAAGGACGGCACGTTCAAGGCAGGTTTTCAGCAGTCCGGGCATTACACCGATCCACGTTGTGTCCGGCCGTTAATGGAGACGCGAATTACGGCTGTACAGGCCGTCGCCGGTTTCAACAGTTGGTTTCTGGATGCCTACGCCACGGGGATGCTGTTTGACAGCTATCGCCCCGGCGCGACCATGACCCAGATGCAGAACGCCGCCGCCAATGTCAGTGCTTCGCAGTGGGTGGCTGAAGCCCGAGCGCTGCCCTCAGGTTCCGAGGACGGCAATGCTGTCACCGCCGCAGGCATCCTTTTCGCTCACGGCATGCAGACGCCGGTGATCGGCTGGGGTGATTCGGACCTCAGTCAGCACAAGTCCTCCCGCTGGTACCTAGGGAGTTGGTATCCACCGGAGCAGCCGGACGTGTTCTTCAAACCGGTGCCGATCAAGGAGCCTTATCGCACCGTTCACTTCAACCCGACGACCCGTCTGCCGCTGTATCAAACCGTATTCCATGGATCAGTCATCACGACTCACCACTGGCTGTTCGACAGCCTGAAACTGGTGAATGTCAGGCAGCACAACGAGCTCGCTCAACTGCTCTATAACGTGCCGCCGCTGTATCACCTGAGCAGCGCGACGCTGGCCGAGCGGTTGCCGGTGATGCAGCGACAGGACAGTTTTTTCAGGCCATTGCACGAGCGCCTTGGCAACCAGGCGATGACGGCATTTAGCTGGCTGACCCATGATCGACTGGTTCAGCAGACCACATTCGCGGACGGAACAAGGCTGGTGGCGAACTTCGATGGCACGCCGCGTGAGGCAGTGGGCCGTTCGTTTGCAGAGCATAGCGTGACGGCGTTTGGGCCTGACGGAGCGATCAGCGTTTATCACGTAACAGGGGAAGGCGGCTGA
- a CDS encoding efflux RND transporter permease subunit, with protein MKGTFNLSDWAIKHQSFVWYLMFVGLLMGVFSYMNLGREEDPSFTIKTMVIQTRWPGATVDETLEQVTDRIEKKLEELDSLDYVKSYTRPGESTVFVYLRDTTSAGAIPDIWYQVRKKIDDIRGQFPQGLQGPAFNDEFGDVYGSIYAFTSDGLTLRQLRDYVEQVRVQIRDVPGLGKVEMIGEQDEVLYLNFSTRKLAALGLDQRQVVQSLQSQNTVTPAGVIEAGPERISVRTSGQFASEKDLENVNLRLNDRFYRLSDIAEITRGYADPPKPLFRFDGKPAIGLAIAMKKGGNVQEFGKQLHERMSAATADLPIGVGVHVVSDQAQVVEKAVGGFTSALFEAVVIVLIVSFISLGMRAGLVVACSIPLVLAMVFVFMEYSGITMQRISLGALIIALGLLVDDAMITVEMMVSRLEKGDTKAQAATYAYTSTAFPMLTGTLVTVAGFVPIGLNASSAGEYTFTLFAVIAVAMLVSWVVAVLFAPVIGVHILSENVKKHDENAKPGRIARAFNGSMFWAMRHRWLTIIITILLFATSLFCMRFVQNQFFPSSDRPEILVDLNLPQNASINETRRAVDKLEASLKDDPDIVSWSTYIGEGAVRFYLPLDQQLENPYYAQLVIVSKGLEERGALTERLKKRLRDEFVGIGTYVQPLEMGPPVGRPIQYRVSGDNIDQVRQHAIELATLLDQNQHIGEMIYDWNEPGKVLRIDINQDKARQLGLSSEDVAQLMNSIVTGSAVTQVRDDIYLINVVGRAVDSERGSPETLQNLQIVTPQGTSIPLLAFANVRYELEQPLVWRRDRKPTITLKAAVRDEMQPTDLVKELKPEIDKFAAGLPVGYKIATGGTVEESGKAQGPIAKVVPLMIFLMATFLMIQLHSVQKMFIVASVAPLGLIGVVLALVPTGTPMGFVAILGILALIGIIIRNSVILVTQIHEYEVAGYLPWDAVAEATEHRRRPILLTAAAASLGMIPIAREVFWGPMAYAMIGGIIIATLLTLLFLPALYVAWYKIKEPSDEERQKAEREKAEHEKAGEETPQQP; from the coding sequence ATGAAAGGGACGTTCAACCTCTCCGATTGGGCAATCAAGCATCAGTCTTTCGTTTGGTACCTGATGTTCGTCGGCCTGCTGATGGGCGTGTTTTCCTACATGAATCTGGGCCGCGAAGAAGACCCTTCGTTCACCATCAAGACCATGGTCATACAAACCCGCTGGCCGGGCGCGACCGTGGACGAAACCCTGGAGCAGGTCACCGACCGCATCGAGAAAAAGCTCGAAGAACTCGACTCCCTCGACTATGTGAAGAGCTACACCCGGCCGGGCGAGTCCACGGTCTTCGTTTACCTGCGCGACACCACCAGCGCCGGGGCCATACCCGACATCTGGTATCAGGTGCGCAAGAAGATCGACGATATTCGCGGGCAGTTCCCTCAAGGCCTGCAAGGGCCGGCGTTCAACGACGAGTTCGGTGACGTTTACGGCTCGATCTACGCCTTCACCTCCGACGGCCTGACCCTGCGCCAGTTGCGCGACTACGTGGAGCAAGTGCGCGTCCAGATCCGCGACGTGCCGGGCCTGGGCAAAGTCGAAATGATCGGCGAGCAGGATGAAGTGCTGTACCTGAACTTCTCCACCCGCAAACTGGCGGCCCTGGGGCTTGATCAGCGTCAGGTCGTGCAGAGCCTGCAATCGCAGAACACCGTGACGCCCGCCGGGGTCATCGAAGCCGGGCCTGAGCGAATTTCGGTGCGCACCTCCGGCCAGTTCGCGTCGGAAAAAGATCTTGAGAACGTCAACCTGCGCCTCAACGATCGCTTCTACCGCTTGAGCGATATTGCCGAAATCACGCGCGGCTACGCCGATCCGCCCAAGCCGCTGTTCCGCTTCGACGGCAAGCCCGCCATCGGCCTGGCCATCGCCATGAAGAAGGGCGGCAACGTTCAGGAGTTCGGCAAGCAGCTGCATGAACGCATGAGCGCCGCGACCGCGGACCTGCCGATTGGCGTCGGCGTTCATGTGGTGTCCGATCAGGCACAGGTGGTCGAGAAGGCCGTTGGCGGTTTCACCAGCGCGCTGTTCGAGGCCGTGGTGATCGTGTTGATCGTGAGCTTCATCAGCCTCGGCATGCGCGCGGGGCTGGTGGTTGCCTGCTCGATCCCGCTGGTACTGGCGATGGTCTTTGTGTTTATGGAATACAGCGGCATCACCATGCAGCGTATTTCCCTGGGCGCCCTGATCATTGCCCTTGGCTTGTTGGTCGATGACGCGATGATCACGGTGGAGATGATGGTGTCGCGCCTCGAAAAAGGCGACACCAAAGCCCAGGCCGCGACCTATGCCTACACCTCGACGGCCTTCCCGATGCTCACCGGTACGCTGGTGACGGTCGCGGGCTTCGTGCCAATCGGCCTAAACGCCAGTTCGGCAGGGGAATACACCTTCACCCTGTTCGCTGTGATTGCCGTCGCCATGTTGGTCTCGTGGGTCGTCGCCGTGCTGTTTGCGCCGGTGATCGGCGTGCACATTCTCAGCGAGAACGTGAAGAAGCACGACGAGAACGCCAAGCCCGGACGCATCGCAAGAGCCTTCAACGGATCAATGTTCTGGGCCATGCGCCATCGCTGGCTGACCATCATCATCACGATCTTGCTGTTTGCCACGTCGCTGTTCTGCATGCGCTTTGTGCAGAACCAGTTCTTCCCTTCATCGGACCGCCCCGAGATTCTGGTCGATCTCAACCTGCCGCAAAACGCCTCGATCAACGAGACGCGCCGCGCGGTGGACAAGCTCGAAGCTTCACTCAAGGACGATCCGGACATCGTCAGCTGGAGCACGTACATCGGCGAAGGCGCGGTGCGTTTCTACCTGCCGCTGGATCAGCAGTTGGAAAACCCGTACTACGCGCAGTTGGTGATCGTCAGCAAAGGGCTGGAAGAGCGCGGGGCGTTGACCGAGCGTTTGAAAAAGCGCCTGCGTGATGAATTCGTCGGCATTGGCACTTACGTGCAGCCGCTGGAAATGGGGCCGCCGGTAGGGCGTCCGATTCAGTACCGGGTCAGCGGCGACAACATTGACCAAGTCCGCCAGCACGCCATCGAACTCGCCACCCTGCTCGACCAGAATCAACACATCGGCGAAATGATCTACGACTGGAACGAGCCGGGTAAAGTCCTGCGTATCGACATCAATCAGGACAAGGCGCGGCAGTTGGGATTGTCGTCCGAGGACGTTGCGCAACTGATGAACAGCATCGTGACCGGCTCGGCAGTGACTCAGGTGCGCGATGACATCTACCTGATCAACGTCGTCGGGCGTGCGGTGGATTCCGAGCGCGGGTCGCCGGAAACCCTGCAGAACCTGCAGATCGTCACGCCGCAGGGCACCTCGATTCCGCTGCTGGCCTTCGCCAATGTGCGTTATGAGCTGGAGCAGCCGCTGGTGTGGCGTCGTGATCGCAAACCGACGATCACGCTCAAGGCCGCAGTACGCGACGAGATGCAGCCGACCGATCTGGTCAAGGAGCTCAAGCCCGAGATCGACAAGTTCGCCGCCGGTTTGCCGGTGGGCTACAAGATCGCCACTGGCGGTACGGTGGAGGAGAGCGGCAAGGCGCAAGGGCCGATCGCCAAGGTCGTGCCGTTGATGATCTTCCTGATGGCGACGTTCCTGATGATCCAGCTGCACAGCGTGCAGAAGATGTTCATCGTTGCCAGCGTGGCGCCGTTGGGGTTGATCGGCGTAGTGCTCGCGCTGGTGCCGACCGGGACGCCCATGGGCTTTGTGGCGATCCTCGGAATTCTTGCACTGATCGGCATCATCATCCGCAACTCGGTGATTCTGGTGACCCAGATCCACGAATACGAGGTGGCCGGTTATCTGCCGTGGGACGCGGTGGCGGAAGCGACTGAACACCGTCGTCGACCGATCCTGCTGACCGCCGCGGCGGCGAGCCTGGGCATGATCCCCATTGCCCGCGAAGTGTTCTGGGGGCCGATGGCCTATGCAATGATCGGCGGGATCATCATCGCCACCTTGCTGACGCTGTTGTTCCTGCCGGCGCTGTACGTGGCCTGGTACAAGATCAAGGAGCCGAGTGACGAGGAGCGTCAGAAAGCTGAGCGAGAGAAGGCTGAACACGAGAAGGCGGGCGAGGAGACTCCACAACAGCCGTGA
- a CDS encoding efflux RND transporter periplasmic adaptor subunit, whose translation MKRLSGVVLAGLLLSACSKEEPPPEPVRPVLFIEVKPQAQENLGRFAGNIAARYESTLGFRVSGRIAQRSVDVGAQVKKGDMLAVLDPTDQQNQVRSTQGDLARVEAQLINAQANARRQQELFDRGVGAQAALDVAVTDLKTTQSSYDQAKAAMQQAKDQLSYSELRADHDAVVTEWKVEAGQVVSAGEQVVTLARPDIKEAVIDLPAQLGEQLPSDVVFTVASQLEPEINTTATVRELEPQAESTTRTRRARLTLADTPAAFRLGTAISVTLSSAIKPRIELPATAVQEVDGKTQIWIIDMQNQTVSPRAVNIVSRSNGSAILDGGVNNGDHVVTAGVNSLKPGQKIKVDKESPR comes from the coding sequence ATGAAGCGCTTGTCGGGGGTTGTGCTGGCGGGCCTGTTGTTGAGCGCATGCAGCAAGGAAGAGCCGCCGCCCGAGCCGGTTCGGCCGGTCCTGTTCATCGAGGTGAAGCCACAGGCGCAGGAAAACCTGGGTCGTTTTGCCGGCAATATTGCCGCGCGCTATGAAAGCACCCTGGGCTTTCGCGTATCGGGACGCATCGCCCAGCGCAGCGTCGATGTCGGTGCACAGGTCAAGAAGGGCGACATGCTGGCGGTGCTCGACCCGACTGACCAACAGAATCAGGTGCGCTCGACCCAGGGCGATCTGGCCCGGGTCGAAGCCCAGCTGATCAACGCCCAAGCCAACGCCCGTCGCCAACAAGAGCTGTTTGATCGCGGTGTTGGCGCCCAGGCCGCGCTGGATGTCGCGGTCACTGACCTGAAAACCACCCAGTCGTCCTACGATCAGGCCAAGGCCGCGATGCAGCAGGCTAAAGACCAGCTGAGCTACAGCGAACTGCGCGCCGATCACGATGCCGTCGTCACCGAATGGAAAGTCGAAGCCGGCCAGGTAGTCAGCGCAGGTGAGCAGGTGGTGACGCTGGCGCGCCCTGACATCAAGGAGGCAGTCATTGACCTGCCGGCGCAACTGGGTGAGCAACTGCCCAGCGACGTCGTGTTCACGGTCGCCAGCCAGTTGGAGCCGGAGATCAATACCACCGCGACGGTACGCGAACTCGAGCCCCAGGCCGAAAGCACCACCCGCACCCGTCGCGCACGTTTGACCCTGGCGGATACGCCAGCGGCCTTCCGTTTGGGTACGGCGATCAGTGTGACCCTCAGCTCGGCGATCAAACCGCGCATCGAGCTGCCCGCCACGGCCGTGCAGGAAGTCGACGGCAAGACCCAGATCTGGATCATCGACATGCAAAACCAGACAGTCTCGCCACGCGCGGTCAATATCGTCAGCCGCAGCAATGGCTCGGCGATCCTGGACGGTGGCGTCAACAACGGCGATCACGTGGTAACCGCCGGGGTCAACAGCCTCAAGCCGGGGCAGAAAATCAAAGTCGATAAGGAAAGCCCGCGATGA
- a CDS encoding efflux RND transporter periplasmic adaptor subunit: MPAQPLFFHGRVTVLSLGLCLAILAGCEKEKPQEPVRARVQAQEVKTADFAADVALTGDVQARVQTQLSFRVGGKIIQRSVDVGDRVSAKQVLAKLDPKDLQTNVDSAIAAVAAEQARVKQTSAAFVRQEKLLPKGYTSRSEYDSAQAQLHSSQSALKAAQAQLANAREQLSYTALIADAPGIITARQAEVGQVVQPTAPIFSLARDGERDAVFNVYESLFVNPPTDQPVEVTLLDNPKVKAVGKVREVTPAVSAQTGTLQVKIALTSLPPGMDLGSVVSAALSVPARTSVELPWSALTKGLGDQLGKPAVWVVDGDNKVSLRSVTVGRYLTGKVIIVDGLKNGEKVVVAGNQLLHPDMQVELADVYPDASKQPTGAQQ, translated from the coding sequence ATGCCCGCCCAACCCCTCTTTTTTCATGGTCGTGTGACCGTTCTCTCCCTCGGTCTGTGCCTGGCCATTCTTGCTGGCTGTGAGAAGGAAAAGCCCCAGGAACCGGTGCGCGCACGCGTGCAGGCGCAGGAGGTCAAGACGGCCGATTTCGCCGCAGACGTGGCGCTGACCGGCGATGTTCAGGCGCGGGTGCAGACGCAACTTTCGTTCCGCGTGGGCGGAAAGATCATTCAGCGTTCGGTCGATGTCGGCGATCGGGTGTCGGCCAAACAAGTGCTGGCCAAGCTCGACCCCAAAGACCTGCAGACCAACGTCGACTCGGCCATCGCTGCCGTCGCCGCCGAGCAGGCCCGCGTGAAGCAAACCTCCGCTGCTTTCGTGCGTCAGGAAAAGCTCTTGCCCAAGGGCTACACCAGCCGCAGTGAGTACGACTCGGCACAGGCGCAATTGCACAGCAGCCAGAGCGCGCTCAAAGCCGCCCAGGCGCAACTGGCCAATGCCCGCGAGCAACTGAGTTACACCGCCTTGATCGCCGATGCGCCGGGCATCATTACCGCGCGGCAGGCCGAAGTCGGCCAGGTCGTGCAACCGACGGCACCGATCTTCAGCCTGGCCCGCGATGGCGAGCGCGACGCCGTGTTCAACGTTTACGAGTCGCTGTTCGTCAACCCGCCGACCGACCAGCCGGTCGAAGTGACGCTGCTGGACAACCCGAAGGTCAAGGCCGTCGGCAAGGTGCGCGAAGTCACGCCAGCCGTATCGGCGCAAACCGGCACGCTGCAAGTGAAGATCGCCCTCACCTCGCTGCCGCCGGGCATGGACCTGGGTTCGGTGGTCAGCGCTGCCCTGAGCGTGCCGGCCAGGACCAGCGTCGAGCTGCCATGGTCCGCGCTGACCAAAGGCCTGGGCGATCAGCTCGGCAAGCCGGCGGTGTGGGTGGTCGATGGGGATAACAAGGTCAGCCTGCGCAGCGTCACGGTCGGGCGCTACCTGACCGGCAAAGTGATCATTGTCGACGGTCTGAAGAATGGTGAAAAAGTGGTCGTTGCCGGTAACCAGTTGCTGCACCCGGACATGCAGGTGGAGCTTGCCGACGTGTACCCCGATGCCTCGAAACAGCCGACAGGAGCCCAGCAATGA
- a CDS encoding ABC transporter substrate-binding protein, translated as MNFPKRVAPFKRPTLTTLAAALGLALLSNGAHAEGRISIAQQFGIGYLILDVVQQQKLIEKHGKEQGLDIKVDWNSISGATAMNEALLAGALDVVSAGVPPMLTIWDRTKGKQNVKAIASLGSMPNYLLSNNPNVKTLNDFTEKDRIAVPAAGVGFQSRTLQIETAKLFGNDNFKKFDNISVSLPHPDATSALIAGGSEISAHFSSPPFQYQELENPKVHKVLSSYDVLGGQATFNVLYTTQKFHDDNPKTYKAFYDALAEAEKIIKADKPAAAKTYIDVEKSKLPLPLVEKIVSDPEIDFTVVPQRTFIYAEKLHELGVLKNKADSWKDFFFEEAHGGAGS; from the coding sequence ATGAATTTTCCAAAGAGAGTTGCACCGTTCAAGCGCCCGACACTGACCACGCTCGCCGCCGCACTGGGGCTGGCCTTGTTGAGCAACGGCGCTCACGCTGAAGGCAGGATCAGCATCGCCCAGCAGTTCGGCATCGGTTATCTGATTCTGGACGTCGTTCAGCAGCAGAAGCTGATCGAGAAGCACGGCAAGGAGCAGGGCCTGGACATCAAGGTCGACTGGAACAGCATTTCCGGCGCCACCGCGATGAATGAGGCCCTGCTGGCTGGCGCGCTGGACGTCGTGTCGGCGGGCGTTCCGCCGATGCTGACCATCTGGGACCGGACCAAGGGCAAGCAGAACGTCAAGGCGATCGCCTCGCTGGGCTCGATGCCCAATTACCTCCTCAGCAACAACCCGAACGTGAAAACCCTCAACGACTTCACCGAAAAGGACCGCATTGCGGTGCCGGCAGCGGGCGTGGGTTTCCAGTCGCGCACCTTGCAGATCGAGACCGCCAAGCTGTTCGGGAATGACAATTTCAAGAAATTCGACAATATTTCGGTCAGCCTGCCGCACCCGGATGCTACGTCGGCGTTGATTGCCGGCGGTTCTGAGATCAGCGCGCACTTCTCCAGCCCGCCATTTCAGTATCAGGAGCTGGAAAACCCTAAGGTGCATAAAGTGCTGAGTTCGTACGATGTACTGGGCGGCCAGGCGACGTTCAACGTGCTCTACACCACCCAGAAATTCCACGACGACAATCCGAAGACCTACAAAGCGTTTTACGACGCACTGGCCGAGGCCGAGAAGATCATCAAGGCCGATAAGCCTGCGGCGGCGAAGACCTATATCGACGTCGAGAAATCCAAGCTGCCGTTGCCGCTGGTGGAGAAGATCGTCTCCGATCCTGAAATCGACTTCACCGTCGTGCCCCAGCGCACGTTCATTTACGCCGAAAAACTGCACGAGCTGGGTGTGCTGAAAAACAAGGCCGACAGCTGGAAGGATTTCTTCTTCGAAGAAGCCCACGGTGGCGCGGGGAGCTGA